In Streptomyces sp. NBC_00091, the following proteins share a genomic window:
- the rpsH gene encoding 30S ribosomal protein S8, with the protein MTMTDPIADMLTRLRNANSAYHDTVVMPHSKIKSHIAEILKQEGFITGWKVEDAEVGKNLVLELKFGPNRERSIAGIKRISKPGLRVYAKSTNLPKVLGGLGVAIISTSHGLLTGQQAGKKGVGGEVLAYVW; encoded by the coding sequence ATGACCATGACTGACCCGATCGCAGACATGCTCACGCGTCTGCGTAACGCTAACTCGGCGTACCACGACACCGTCGTGATGCCGCACAGCAAGATCAAGTCGCACATCGCAGAGATCCTCAAGCAGGAGGGTTTCATCACCGGCTGGAAGGTCGAGGACGCCGAGGTCGGCAAGAACCTCGTCCTCGAGCTGAAGTTCGGGCCGAACCGCGAGCGCTCCATTGCGGGCATCAAGCGGATCTCGAAGCCCGGTCTGCGCGTGTACGCGAAGTCCACCAACCTGCCGAAGGTGCTCGGCGGCCTGGGCGTGGCGATCATCTCCACGTCCCACGGTCTCCTCACCGGCCAGCAGGCAGGCAAGAAGGGCGTAGGTGGGGAAGTCCTCGCCTACGTCTGGTAG
- a CDS encoding type Z 30S ribosomal protein S14 yields the protein MAKKALIAKAARKPKFGVRAYTRCQRCGRPHSVYRKFGLCRVCLREMAHRGELPGVTKSSW from the coding sequence ATGGCGAAGAAGGCTCTCATCGCGAAGGCTGCCCGCAAGCCCAAGTTCGGTGTGCGTGCGTACACCCGCTGCCAGCGCTGCGGTCGCCCCCACTCCGTGTACCGCAAGTTCGGCCTGTGCCGCGTCTGCCTTCGTGAGATGGCTCACCGTGGCGAGCTGCCGGGCGTGACCAAGAGCTCCTGGTAA
- the rplE gene encoding 50S ribosomal protein L5, with protein sequence MATTPRLKTKYREDIAGKLREEFSYENVMQIPGLVKIVVNMGVGDAARDSKLIDGAIRDLTTITGQKPAVTKARKSIAQFKLREGQPIGCHVTLRGDRMWEFLDRTLSLALPRIRDFRGLSPKQFDGRGNYTFGLTEQVMFHEIDQDKIDRTRGMDITVVTTATNDAEGRALLRHLGFPFKEA encoded by the coding sequence ATGGCTACCACTCCGCGTCTCAAGACGAAGTACCGCGAGGACATCGCGGGCAAGCTGCGTGAGGAGTTCTCCTACGAGAACGTCATGCAGATCCCCGGCCTCGTGAAGATCGTGGTCAACATGGGTGTGGGCGACGCCGCCCGCGACTCCAAGCTGATCGACGGCGCCATCCGCGACCTGACGACGATCACCGGTCAGAAGCCGGCCGTCACGAAGGCCCGCAAGTCCATCGCGCAGTTCAAGCTGCGCGAGGGTCAGCCGATCGGCTGCCACGTCACCCTCCGTGGTGACCGCATGTGGGAGTTCCTGGACCGTACGCTGTCGCTCGCGCTGCCGCGTATCCGTGACTTCCGTGGTCTGTCGCCGAAGCAGTTCGACGGCCGTGGCAACTACACCTTCGGTCTCACGGAGCAGGTCATGTTCCACGAGATCGACCAGGACAAGATCGACCGTACCCGGGGTATGGACATCACCGTGGTCACCACGGCGACCAACGACGCTGAGGGCCGCGCGCTCCTCCGTCACCTCGGCTTCCCCTTCAAGGAGGCGTAA
- the rplX gene encoding 50S ribosomal protein L24: MKIKKGDLVQVITGKDKGKQGKVIAAFPADDRVLVEGVNRVKKHTKAGQNQAGGIVITEAPVHVSNVQLVVEKDGEKVVTRVGYRFDDEGNKIRVAKRTGEDI; the protein is encoded by the coding sequence ATGAAGATCAAGAAGGGCGACCTGGTTCAGGTCATCACCGGTAAGGACAAGGGCAAGCAGGGCAAGGTCATCGCGGCCTTCCCCGCCGACGACCGCGTCCTCGTCGAGGGTGTCAACCGGGTCAAGAAGCACACCAAGGCTGGCCAGAACCAGGCCGGTGGCATTGTGATCACCGAGGCCCCGGTCCACGTCAGCAACGTTCAGCTGGTTGTGGAGAAGGACGGCGAGAAGGTCGTCACCCGCGTCGGCTACCGCTTCGACGACGAGGGCAACAAGATCCGCGTTGCCAAGCGGACGGGTGAGGACATCTGA
- the rplN gene encoding 50S ribosomal protein L14, with the protein MIQQESRLRIADNTGAKEILCIRVLGGSGRRYAGIGDVIVATVKDAIPGGNVKKGDVVKAVIVRTVKERRRQDGSYIRFDENAAVILKNDGDPRGTRIFGPVGRELREKKFMKIISLAPEVL; encoded by the coding sequence GTGATCCAGCAGGAGTCGCGACTGCGTATCGCCGACAACACTGGTGCCAAGGAAATCCTTTGCATCCGTGTTCTCGGTGGTTCCGGTCGCCGCTACGCGGGCATCGGTGACGTCATCGTCGCCACCGTCAAGGACGCGATCCCCGGTGGCAACGTGAAGAAGGGTGACGTCGTCAAGGCGGTCATCGTTCGCACCGTCAAGGAGCGTCGCCGCCAGGACGGCTCGTACATCCGCTTTGACGAGAACGCCGCCGTCATTCTGAAGAACGACGGCGACCCTCGCGGCACCCGTATCTTCGGCCCGGTGGGCCGTGAGCTGCGCGAGAAGAAGTTCATGAAGATCATCTCGCTCGCGCCGGAGGTGCTGTAA
- the rpsQ gene encoding 30S ribosomal protein S17, translated as MSENNVTEKTERGFRKTREGLVVSDKMDKTVVVAVEDRVKHALYGKVIRRTNKLKAHDEQNAAGVGDRVLIMETRPLSASKRWRIVEILEKAK; from the coding sequence ATGAGCGAGAACAACGTGACTGAGAAGACCGAGCGCGGTTTCCGCAAGACCCGTGAGGGTCTGGTCGTCAGCGACAAGATGGACAAGACCGTCGTCGTCGCCGTCGAGGACCGCGTGAAGCACGCCCTGTACGGCAAGGTCATCCGCCGTACGAACAAGCTCAAGGCGCACGACGAGCAGAACGCTGCCGGCGTCGGCGACCGCGTCCTCATCATGGAGACGCGTCCGCTGTCGGCGAGCAAGCGCTGGCGCATCGTCGAGATCCTCGAGAAGGCCAAGTAA
- the rpmC gene encoding 50S ribosomal protein L29, protein MATGTKASELRELGNEELVGKLREAKEELFKLRFQAATGQLENNGRLKSVRKDIARIYTLMHERELGIETVESA, encoded by the coding sequence ATGGCGACGGGAACCAAGGCGTCCGAGCTGCGTGAGCTCGGCAACGAGGAGCTCGTTGGCAAGCTGCGCGAGGCCAAGGAGGAGCTGTTCAAGCTCCGCTTCCAGGCGGCCACTGGTCAGCTGGAGAACAACGGCCGGCTCAAGTCCGTCCGTAAGGACATCGCTCGCATCTACACCCTGATGCACGAGCGTGAGCTCGGTATCGAGACGGTGGAGAGCGCCTGA
- the rplP gene encoding 50S ribosomal protein L16 produces MLIPRRVKHRKQHHPKRSGMAKGGTEVSFGEYGIQALTPAYVTNRQIEAARIAMTRHIKRGGKVWINIYPDRPLTKKPAETRMGSGKGSPEWWIANVHPGRVMFELSYPNEKIAREALTRAAHKLPMKCRIVRREAGES; encoded by the coding sequence ATGCTGATCCCTCGTAGGGTCAAGCACCGCAAGCAGCACCACCCGAAGCGCAGCGGTATGGCCAAGGGCGGTACTGAGGTCTCGTTCGGCGAGTACGGCATCCAGGCGCTTACCCCCGCCTACGTGACGAACCGCCAGATCGAGGCGGCTCGTATCGCGATGACCCGCCACATCAAGCGTGGCGGCAAGGTCTGGATCAACATCTACCCGGACCGCCCCCTGACGAAGAAGCCGGCCGAGACCCGCATGGGTTCCGGTAAGGGTTCTCCCGAGTGGTGGATCGCCAACGTGCACCCGGGCCGGGTCATGTTCGAGCTGTCCTACCCGAACGAGAAGATTGCTCGTGAGGCGCTTACCCGCGCTGCTCACAAGCTTCCGATGAAGTGCCGGATTGTTCGGCGCGAGGCAGGTGAGTCGTGA
- the rpsC gene encoding 30S ribosomal protein S3 produces the protein MGQKVNPHGFRLGITTDFKSRWYADKLYKDYVKEDVAIRRMMTSGMERAGISKVEIERTRDRVRVDIHTARPGIVIGRRGAEADRIRGDLEKLTGKQVQLNILEVKNPELDAQLVAQAVAEQLSSRVSFRRAMRKSMQGTMKAGAKGIKIQCGGRLGGAEMSRSEFYREGRVPLHTLRANVDYGFFEAKTTFGRIGVKVWIYKGDVKNIAEVRAENAAARAGNRPARGAQGAGDRPAGRGGRGGERGGRGGRKPQQAAGAEAPKADAPAAAPAESTGTEA, from the coding sequence TAAACCCGCACGGGTTCCGGCTCGGCATCACCACCGACTTCAAGTCGCGTTGGTACGCCGACAAGCTGTACAAGGACTACGTCAAGGAAGACGTCGCCATCCGTCGGATGATGACGTCCGGCATGGAGCGCGCCGGCATCTCGAAGGTTGAGATCGAGCGCACCCGTGACCGCGTGCGTGTGGACATCCACACCGCTCGTCCGGGCATCGTCATCGGCCGCCGTGGCGCCGAGGCCGACCGCATCCGCGGTGACCTCGAGAAGCTCACGGGCAAGCAGGTCCAGCTGAACATCCTCGAGGTCAAGAACCCCGAGCTTGACGCTCAGCTGGTTGCCCAGGCCGTTGCCGAGCAGCTCTCCTCCCGCGTCTCCTTCCGTCGTGCCATGCGCAAGAGCATGCAGGGCACGATGAAGGCCGGCGCCAAGGGCATCAAGATCCAGTGTGGCGGCCGTCTCGGCGGCGCCGAGATGTCCCGCTCCGAGTTCTACCGCGAAGGCCGTGTGCCGCTGCACACCCTCCGCGCGAACGTGGACTACGGCTTCTTCGAGGCCAAGACCACCTTCGGCCGTATCGGTGTGAAGGTCTGGATCTACAAGGGCGACGTCAAGAACATCGCCGAGGTTCGCGCCGAGAACGCTGCGGCCCGTGCGGGTAACCGCCCGGCCCGTGGTGCTCAGGGCGCTGGCGACCGTCCCGCCGGCCGTGGTGGCCGTGGTGGCGAGCGCGGCGGCCGTGGTGGCCGCAAGCCGCAGCAGGCTGCTGGTGCCGAGGCCCCCAAGGCCGACGCTCCCGCCGCCGCTCCGGCCGAGAGCACCGGAACGGAGGCCTGA